Genomic segment of Mustelus asterias unplaced genomic scaffold, sMusAst1.hap1.1 HAP1_SCAFFOLD_220, whole genome shotgun sequence:
TCGCCACTAGTGGGAGCTCCCTcactgtgattgtgtggaatGAAGGAGtcttgtgttactgtcaatatttTCATGTTTAAAAGATGTTTTTGTTAAAAGCTCATTGTCCGTccagtgactctgttcatccacatttctAAAACAAAAAGGTCAAAGTTACCGTCAATTGAGCCAGGGTTTTATTCTGGGACCTTCCTGCCCAGAAGTAACATCAGCTGAGATTGTAACTTAGCAGCAGAAACCCATCTTCTGTTCTATTCCCCCAATTCCCACAAAATAGTTTTTAGATGTGGGTGAGTTTGTATAAAATTGACAAAGGTGGAGATTCAAAACACTTAACAAGTGAATAAAGGCAAAAGATTCCACAGATTCTGCACAAACAAATTAAACGTTTCTATACACAGTGAGAAAGGGGAAACAAGTTACAATATGTGGAAGGTAAAACATTCAAGGGctttagagaggaaagggagatgggATGGTAGTTCACAAGGGCTTGTGTCAAAGATATTTTATTGAGAAGTGGGTGATGATGTCGGATTTGAAGGAGAGGAAGATATTGACAATATCAGCTGATGTGGAGAAGTTGTACTGTCAGTATTACAgtgggaataggattgagggatcaGGAGATGGTTCTCATGGGGAAGATGAGCTCTAAGAGGACATGAGGGGAGgcaggagagaaactgcagaaagatGAGAGTTCAGAGCTCAGACAAAGGGCAGCGTTAGAGGAGGTTTGTTCCAGTGGGTTAGGGGAAGGAGGGAAGAGtagaggcagctgattggattgtctcaaacttagtgacaaagaagattgtgagttttattcccAATGAGCACTTGCGGGGGAGGTGAAGATGGAAGAGGGACAATGGGAGAGCAACtgggcgtcacggtagcacagtggttagcactgctgcttcacagctccagggacctgggttcgattcctggcttgggtcactgactgtgtggagtttgcagattctcctcgtgtcagcgtgggtttcctccgggtgctccggtttcctcccacagtccaaagatgtgtgagttaggttgattggccatgctaaaattgcccctgagtgtcctgggatgcgtagattagagagattagcgggtaaaatatgtagggatatgggggtagggcctgggtgggattatggtcagtgcagactcgatgggccgaatggcctctttctgtactgtagggtttctatgatttctatgggaagTAGTGGTAGTGGTAAGCTATCTAACTCAAAAGGAATTCAGTTGTGCTGATGATATTAAAAAGATTCACAGTACTGAACACAAAGataatttatttgacttttattcagaatattaaaccgTATAACTGGCTGGAGTTCATTAACATCAACAAAAACAAACGCAATGAACATACTACAGTCCTGGATAGGATTAACAGCAGATTCCAATCACCGTGGTTACTAGTGAATTCTTTGGTGTCTAAGCAGgtaggatgactgagtgaatctcttcccactttcagagcagctgaatggcctttccccagtgtgagctcgcttgtgtctcagcaggctggaggactgaatgaatcccttcccacattcagagcaggtgaatggcctttccccagtgtgggtgcaCTGGTGTAGAATGAGGTCAtatgatcgcctgaacccagtcccacagtgagaacaCCTGAACcatctctcatcagtgtgaacacgttgatgggaagtcagttcaccagaacttttatagcacttcccacagtcagagcatttaaaaggtctctccccagtgtgaactcgctggtgtgtcaatagttgggatgaccgagtgaatcccttcccacagtaggagcaggtgaatggcctatccccagtgtgaattcgctggtgtacagtaAGGTTATGTGAATGCTGGAACCcaatcccacagtgagagcacctgaacggtctctcatcagtgtgaacacgttgatgggacatcagttcccaagaacttttgaagcacttcctacagtctgagcatttaaaaggtctctcgccggtgtgaactcgctgatgagtAAGTAGGTGGGCTGactgagtgtatcccttcccacactcagagcaggtgaacggcctctccccagtgtgactgcgccgatgaatttccagctgggatgggtaattaaattccttcccacagtccacacatttccacagtttttcCATGGAGTGACTGCACTTACGTTTTGACAGGCCAGATGATcggctgaagcctcgtccacatacAGAACCCATGtacggtttctctccactgtgaatagtgttttttccttccatgttcaaaatccactgATATTCAGTTATGATAAATTGGGCGACTCTGGCAGTTCCTGATATGATATTTACTTTCAGTTTCCTGACTGCAATTCGTCCCCTTCTAATCCCtgtgaaactgatttaaaacagaaaagggGGGATTGAGAGAGAACCTATAGAGACAGGTGATGAATAGAGTCCAGACCGAAgcaacaattaaaaaaaacatgcagGAGGCCAGGAACTGAGGATCGTCGAGATATTCACCAGACGAGGCAGCCTGTGAGAGCTCCAAACATTATTGAGGGCTCAGGTTGCTGACTTGCCCTCAGTCGAAATGAAACATCTAGAGTCGGGCACTGACTAATGGCGGTCACATTTCCCACAATGCTCTGCGCCCCAGAAACCCCTCTATTCAAAAGTTGCTCACCGTaattcactaatcatagaatccttacagtgcagaaagaggccattttacccatcgagtctgtactgactctgagagcatctttcccaggctcaccccctatcccagtaaccccacgcatttactctgctaatccccatcCTGACCTTCTTCTTCACCCTGCCTGCAACCGCAACAATATATTCTGTACCCGACTCTTTTCCTTTCCCCCTATGTACTTTACCAAGTTATGATTTTTTTtcctgtataacacgcaagaaataattttcactgtatcccagaacatgcaacaataataaatcaaattagaccctacacatcttgggacactaagggacaaatttaacatggtcaattcaccgaacctgcacatctttgggcagtgagaggaaaccagagcacccagaggaaatgcacacagacagggggagattgtgcaaactccacacctgaggtggagatgttggactggggtgggcacagtaagaagtctcacaacaccaggttatttggaaccacgagcttttggagtgctgatgaaggagcagctttgacaaacggtcatctggactcaaaatgtcagttcttttctctccttacagatgctgccagacctgctgagattttccagcattttctcttttggtttcagattccagcatccacagtaatttgcattgattccaaatgaactcattggactttaacctgatattgtgagactacttactgtgcaaactccacacagacagtcacccacggctggaatcgaaccctggcgcagtgaggcagcagtgctaaccgctgtgccacagtgaaggtagtttgccgcaaatttcgggtgataacaatgggctggatgttgctcagaatgtggagcactgcagcaaagtacagagagacagagacagagcagcaaactggactgagaaatggagtctgcagactggaactggcagcatgaggagaggttatttagtctaacactcacagcaatctacaacccacccccattaccgagacagtgagacagagattacaaacactcaccaacacagctccactgaaacgtcccaggaaaaagggggaatctgtggcagttcctgtactgatatagccccaggactgtcactcaaacccccaacccggcccagttcacagctcagcctctcagcttgcagcttcctgcaccttgagccaaccctgcccaggtgagggagggatgtcgaaccacagagtggggggaggggtgacctcctgctgtgccccaaatagtttctccttcccctcctccttGGCGCTCTAAAGTCTCAATGTGGATGTGTTGATGGACATTGCAGAGCCTCACCGAGCTTATCCTGGGTCACCCACTCCCCCTGGGTCcagtgtgttcagttcgctgcttctttccctgctgaaccttcagttaatcaaaagcagaaagtgctggaaaacctcagcaggtctgacagcatctgtgatcatccagactggaagcattaactccattctctctccacagatgctgtcagacctgctgagattttccagcattttctgtttctgtttcagattccagcatccgcagtaatttgcttttatcttcatttaaacaagCATTCTTTCATGGCCTTTACCCCCattgctcctttccagagcttcccaccttctgctattgtccctgactcccacattaactctgtcattcctcccctttaccccgctcaccctgtctaaagtcaggctcagagttttaccgccatctccccctcccccagcctccacatcccaacacccggaatctctaacccagcggttccagtttgtctggtttgagttcagatttgccgcagcaccgacaggatttcacttcaaaccagccggaactgactgctcacaaatccctaaatgtttctccagcagcccgggcttgttaatgttgtttaaagtcagcgctcaaatgcagttactctcctcagtttaaaaaacttctccgttTAATCCAAAGTATTATTCGCACCAGACACAAACACAAAATTGTGAACGtaacccgcccctccccccccccccccagcccctccccacgccagcgttttctcttttggctggaaatactcaacaagtcaggcagcctctgtggagagagaaacagactgaatgtgacctgtcatcggaactgggaaatataatattatttctcgcaactgaaagagacactttacagccttcagaacaaaactgagctcaacaattttacaccacaatctctgcccccattgtgttgtgtttcgttgctgcttttttcacctcatttccctcttgtttACTTTGCGTTCAGACTATTGCTAACCGgctattcacacctcatccagaacatcttttgtgtctttacttgtcccaGTTCCACTCGCTTTGGTCTTGGGCCGTGAAACATTTGTCAGTTTACAGATCTTTCATTTagtctcctccacctccctctctcaattcttcagaggtcagtatttgacaaagggtcatctggactcgaaacgtcagcacttttctctcctgacagatgctgccagacttgctgagattttccagcattttctctcttggtttcagattccagcattcacagtaatttgcttttatcctgattttctctgtgtggctctggagagcgcattggacttgaaacattagggacagagagaacgagatttttctctctctctctcagagggtctttggtctgtggaattctcttccctcgagagcagtggagacagagtcattgaatattgttAAGGCTGAATAAATGGCTTCCTGACAAGAGAGTCagagggtctgggggtggggggggggggggggggcggggagcggggtGGTTGGTGGGTGGCGGGGGACAGAAAACTGGAGTtctggccacaatcagatcagttgggatcttgtcaaatgctgcAGCAGAGGGGCCCAATGGTCCACTGCTGCTCCTCATTCATATGGATGTTTGGCTgtatgtttcactctgtttctgcctTCATAGAAGCTGCTGGGCCTGTTGACTATTTGTGGCAttgactgttttatttcagattttaagactctgtaacatatcactgtgtaatccaacaattaatcccggtcccctggattactgttctgtggcatagtggttagcaccgctgcctcacagcgccaaggaccagggttcgattcaagcttcgggtcactgtctgtgtgaagtttacatgttctccccgtgtctgtgtgggttccctctggatgctccagtttcctcccacagtccaaagatgggcggattatgtggattggctatgctaaattgccccttagtgtcagggggactagctagggtaaatgcattgcgttaaggggtagggcctggataggattgtggtcagtgcagactcaatgggccgaatggcctccttctgcactgttggattctatgattttagttagaagtctcacaacaccgggttaaaatccaacaggtttatttggtatcatgagctttcagggtgctgctccctcatcaggtaaGTCAATCGCCCATTATTCTAGATGCAGACAAACTCACAGATGCACACATACATTCGCAGACACGCATatatggggctaaagggatatgggaggaaggaagggatcaggatattgaattcgatgatcggccATGGTCAAGGtggatggtggggcaggctcgaagggacacatggcctacccctgcttctagtttctatctgtTTATGTGAACAcgcccacccacgcacacacacatgcacacagttgaTGTCAGTCTCAGTCTAATCCACTAGCTGGGCACCAAAATAATAACAGAAGCCAATCTGaaactcagtgtgtgtgttttattgtgaAATTAGATAATGTATAAATACATCCCCATAGCTCtgggtgggagtggaattgatgatttcttgactgtctgtctgcacggttgcctcatagcgccatggacccgggttcaattctcggcttgggtcactgtctgtgcagagtctgcacgttttccccgtgtctgtgtgggttccctccgggtgctccggtttcctcccacagtctgaaagatgcgctgtttaggtgcattgacctgaacaggtgccggactgtggtgactaggggaatttcacagtaacttaattgcagtgttaatgtaagccttaatgcgactaataaataaatttaacttttaactttaattttgtgatctcatagaatcatagaatcttacagtgcagaagaaggccattcagcccatcgagtctgcaccaaccacaatcccacccaggcgctacccccgtaactccacatatttaacctgctaatcctcctgacactagggtcaattttgcatggccagccaacctaagcagcacatctttggactgtgggaggaaaccggagcacctggaggaaaccacggcgacacagggagaatgtgcagactctgcacagacagtgacccaagccaggaattgaactcaggtccctggcgctgtgaggcagtagtgctaaccgctgtgccaccatgccgcccttatctcCTTGAACGAATAGTAAATTGTagagattataaagtttgaattgtaatatctaatggtgtaaaatatctgggagcagagtggatgtgataaaggctggaatacagactgtgggaatgagggtgaaactgctgtgctcagtgaatggttcttatagtagggagggatgggaggagggaggaagggatggatgatgagagggagggatggagaagggagggagagtgaggtggatggagggagagagggatgaatgggggtgaatgtgagaaccTGAAGTTTACAGTTGAAGAGGTTCCCagtctctctgatcagctgaactggggaagcttttgcgcagact
This window contains:
- the LOC144485781 gene encoding uncharacterized protein LOC144485781, with the translated sequence MGSVCGRGFSRSSGLSKRKCSHSMEKLWKCVDCGKEFNYPSQLEIHRRSHTGERPFTCSECGKGYTQSAHLLTHQRVHTGERPFKCSDCRKCFKSSWELMSHQRVHTDERPFRCSHCGIGFQHSHNLTVHQRIHTGDRPFTCSYCGKGFTRSSQLLTHQRVHTGERPFKCSDCGKCYKSSGELTSHQRVHTDERWFRCSHCGTGFRRSYDLILHQCTHTGESFSPASPHVLLELIFPMRTIS